CACTGATTTGAAAGTGATACCTTCATCAGTGTAGTTAAGTGAAAATAATACTCTCTGCTGCTGCGTGTAGGGACAAATCAAAACTGGGAGAGATGAACTAGCCAGGTCTTCTCCTCTGGGCTGACTGTTCCTCATCTTACGTCTTAGAATAACAGAGCTGTAAATCGGCTCATCCCTGGGCTGGGTCTGGAGGGCCCCACCTCCTATTTTCTGAGTTAGTCCCGTTGTGGCTTTGACCTTACAGAATCGAGACGGACGGGGAGAAGCAGGAGCTGTGGAAGTATACGATTGACAACGTGTCCTCCCTTGCACAGCCTGAGGAGGAGGAGCGGGAACAGCGTGTGTTCAAGGACGTAAGTACTGGTTCATTCCGAGAACCagagagctgggagctgaggccgcGGTCGAGGTTGGGTCAGCAGGGGCAAGGCCTTGCTCTTAGTGGCCTCCCCTGACTTGGGAAGCACTGCTGACATATCAGATATGAGGTTTCGATCCTATTATAAGATCATCATAATAATGGCCATTTATTTGAGCATTTACCATGCTCTGTGCTAGGCGCTTCACATACTTTATCTCATTCAGACTGTACCACAAGCCTTTgaggtgaatatttttattattaccgctttataaatgaggaaatggagatcaAGAAGCTAagcagggtcttccctggtggcgcagtggttgagagtccgcctgccgatgcaggggacacgggttcgtgccccggttccgggaagatcccacatgccacggagcggctgggcccgtgagccatgcccgctgagcctgcgcgtccggagcctgtgctccgcaacgggagaggccacagcagtNNNNNNNNNNNNNNNNNNNNNNNNNNNNNNNNNNNNNNNNNNNNNNNNNNNNNNNNNNNNNNNNNNNNNNNNNNNNNNNNNNNNNNNNNNNNNNNNNNNNNNNNNNNNNNNNNNNNNNNNNNNNNNNNNNNNNNNNNNNNNNNNNNNNNNNNNNNNNNNNNNNNNNNNNNNNNNNNNNNNNNNNNNNNNNNNNNNNNNNNNNNNNNNNNNNNNNNNNNNNNNNNNNNNNNNNNNNNNNNNNNNNNNNNNNNNNNNNNNNNNNNNNNNNNNNNNNNNNNNNNNNNNNNNNNNNNNNNNNNNNNNNNNNNNNNNNNNNNNNNNNNNNNNNNNNNNNNNNNNNNNNNNNNNNNNNNNNNNNNNNNNNNNNNNNNNNNNNNNNNNNNNNNNNNNNNNNNNNNNNNNNNNNNNNNNNNNNNNNNNNNNNNNNNNNNNNNNNNNNNNNNNNNNNNNNNNNNNNNNNNNNNNNNNNNNNNNNNNNNNNNNNNNNNNNNNNNNNNNNNNNNNNNNNNNNNNNNNNNNNNNNNNNNNNNNNNNNNNNNNNNNNNNNNNNNNNNNNNNNNNNNNNNNNNNNNNNNNNNNNNNNNNNNNNNNNNNNNNNNNNNNNNNNNNNNNNNNNNNNNNNNNNNNNNNNNNNNNNNNNNNNNNNNNNNNNNNNNNNNNNNNNNNNNNNNNNNNNNNNNNNNNNNNNNNNNNNNNNNNNNNNNNNNNNNNNNNNNNNNNNNNNNNNNNNNNNNNNNNNNNNNNNNNNNNNNNNNNNNNNNNNNNNNNNNNNNNNNNNNNNNNNNNNNNNNNNNNNNNNNNNNNNNNNNNNNNNNNNNNNNNNNNNNNNNNNNNNNNNNNNNNNNNNNNNNNNNNNNNNNNNNNNNNNNNNNNNNNNNNNNNNNNNNNNNNNNNNNNNNNNNNNNNNNNNNNNNNNNNNNNNNNNNNNNNNNNNNNNNNNNNNNNNNNNNNNNNNNNNNNNNNNNNNNNNNNNNNNNNNNNNNNNNNNNNNNNNNNNNNNNNNNNNNNNNNNNNNNNNNNNNNNNNNNNNNNNNNNNNNNNNNNNNNNNNNNNNNNNNNNNNNNNNNNNNNNNNNNNNNNNNNNNNNNNNNNNNNNNNNNNNNNNNNNNNNNNNNNNNNNNNNNNNNNNNNNNNNNNNNNNNNNNNNNNNNNNNNNNNNNNNNNNNNNNNNNNNNNNNNNNNNNNNNNNNNNNNNNNNNNNNNNNNNNNNNNNNNNNNNNNNNNNNNNNNNNNNNNNNNNNNNNNNNNNNNNNNNNNNNNNNNNNNNNNNNNNNNNNNNNNNNNNNNNNNNNNNNNNNNNNNNNNNNNNNNNNNNNNNNNNNNNNNNNNNNNNNNNNNNNNNNNNNNNNNNNNNNNNNNNNNNNNNNNNNNNNNNNNNNNNNNNNNNNNNNNNNNNNNNNNNNNNNNNNNNNNNNNNNNNNNNNNNNNNNNNNNNNNNNNNNNNNNNNNNNNNNNNNNNNNNNNNNNNNNNNNNNNNNNNNNNNNNNNNNNNNNNNNNNNNNNNNNNNNNNNNNNNNNNNNNNNNNNNNNNNNNNNNNNNNNNNNNNNNNNNNNNNNNNNNNNNNNNNNNNNNNNNNNNNNNNNNNNNNNNNNNNNNNNNNNNNNNNNNNNNNNNNNNNNNNNNNNNNNNNNNNNNNNNNNNNNNNNNNNNNNNNNNNNNNNNNNNNNNNNNNNNNNNNNNNNNNNNNNNNNNNNNNNNNNNNNNNNNNNNNNNNNNNNNNNNNNNNNNNNNNNNNNNNNNNNNNNNNNNNNNNNNNNNNNNNNNNNNNNNNNNNNNNNNNNNNNNNNNNNNNNNNNNNNNNggccgggaacatcccacatgtcgccgagcggctgggcccgtcagccatggccgctgagcctgcgcgtctggagcctgtgctccgcaaaagggagaggccacaacagtgagaggcccgcgtaccgcaaaaaaaaaaaaaaaaaaaattggggtctGGAAAATGTACATATTAACACCATCTGTGTTCTAGCAGTTTTCCTTATCTGGGAAGCCAGAAAAGTGAGGAAGAGAGGACAGTGTGTTTGTGTTAGGTCACTGGTCTCTCTGCTTTTGTCGTTTCTGTTCAAAAATATTCCTGGGCAAGAGTGTGAGCTGGCAGGTTGTGAAGCATGTGTCTTTGAAAAAGGCATACTCAGCTAGGAGTGTGTGTGTTAGacttggttcttttaaaaaaaatcagttatatgtctttccttttctctcctgatACTTGGTCTCTTAAGATTATAGTGTTTGTGATTCTAGCTATATGGCCTCAGGAATAGTGAAGATAAAAATGCCACAGTTCCTGTCTAGCAAATGTAGGCAATTGGGACTGAGGAAGAGCTATTCAGCCTATATCTAATAAATGTCAGCTCTTGACACTGAATTAGATCAAATAATTCCTGGAAGGTATGACTTCCTTTTATTCAAATCAGAGTAGTGATTAAGACTTCTTGGGTCCTAATCTTGGCTTCTACACATATCCGCAGCCTCTGTAGAGTAAGTCTAGAGTGAGTGCTTCACAGATCAGTGAACTCCAGCTGGTTTTGTGGCAAATATAAGAGCAGGGACTTTGGTTATAACCAACCACAGAGCAAGAAGTGGTGCTAGTTTGGCTCAAACATTTGACTCACTCTGTTGTCTTTGGAGGTGGACACCGCCCGGAGGCAGATGAAGAAGAGGAGGTCGTGATTGGGTGGCAGGAGAAGCTCTTCAGCCAGGTGAGCCAGTGTCCCTTATCTGCTCAGTCTGCCTCCCCCTGGTCCACCTCCACCTGACTAGTCACAGGGAAGGATTATTGATACATATTGCTAAACTGACTTCCAGAAAGCTTATAACAGTTTATACTTTCCACTGTTGTGCTTATGGGGTCAATGGAATATAGTGCCTGCCACTACCCAGTTTTATAATCCTGGGTAAGACACTTTTCGTCTCTGGGCCACGTACCAAAACAGCAGAATTACTGTTTTGGTATGTCAATTCTGTAATAGCAGAATTGAATTAGACTATCACTGTGGTTCCTTTTAGCTCTAACATTCGTTGGCTCTCCTGTCCTCCATTAGTTTAGATAAACGACAGTTGGCTATGAGAACATGTCACATTGCACCAGCGCTGTAGAACTAATTTGACCAAACTGTTATAGGAACAAAATTTGACATATTCTCAGTAGAACTTTGTTTCCTTGTGACCTCAGTTTGAAGTAGATCTGTACCAAAATGAAGCAGCCTGCCAGAGCCCTTTGGATCATCAGTACCGCCAAGAGATTCTGAAGCTGGAGGATTTGGATGGCAGGAAGAACCGACGAATCTTTACCTACACTGACTCTGATAGATACACCAATTTGGAGGAGGTAGCATTCTTTCCCAAGCACCGTAGCTCCCTTCACCTTTGTCTCCCCTAGCTTTCTGGCCTCTCTGTGTGTTAACTGAGAAGCCTGTTAAGGGGATACAGAGCTTCTGGCAGCCCAGCTGGAGTAGGTGGGCACGGTCTGCAGGTGGTGTGCCTGCTGCTCCCCACTCCATCTGCTGGAGGGCCTGGGGGAGCCCGCAGTGTCTCTAATGATAGGCTTGCAGCCTGTAAACTGGGAGAAGCAGCCACTGGGTTTGACTTCCTCCGTGCATCATGAGATCAGACAGGTGGATGGAGTCTAGAACCATCTAGATAAAGTTCATCATGGATTCAGCCCAAACTGAATATATGGGTTTGAAGAAGAATTCAGTACTGCATGGGGAATGGCTTATATCCTCAATTTGCCTGTGACAGCATACCCTCGTGGACTTGTTTTACATTTGCTTCTGCATATTCTGTCTTGTTAGTGAGATTTTAAACTCCTTGAGGtcctctattttctgatttttgtctaTGACCTTGTAGATCTCTGCAAGGAGCCAGGTGTTAAGTGAATGTTTTTGAAAGGTTGATGCTTATATCAGGAAAGCTGTGGGTTGGTAGCATGTAGAGTTTGGGTTGTCCGTTttggtaaagaaaagaaaattacaggtagTGTTCAGTTACCCATGGGAGGGTTTTCCACAGAATATTTGTGCTACACTTCGCATCTTCCAACCACCTAGTGATGTCAACACCTACCAGGCAGACTCACCAAACTTTTTGTTGGTATGTGTTTAGAGGTTGCAGGCTCATTTTAAGATTAGCATAAATAAACTCACTTCTCAAGGATAATGTGCTGCTACAACCTTCGGGCAAACCAAGGCTTGGTTGGGCTCTTCTTTGGGCTGTTTGTGCCACTGTGCCCGCCGTCAGTGTGATTGTGAGGTGGCCGTGATCTTAGGTTCGGGTTCTGTGTGAAGTTTCAGAAGGAAGACTTCCCTCCAGGTCCTTGGTCCCGCATGGCCCTGAGCAGGCTTACACTGGGCTCCTCTCTTTTCCCAGCACTGTCAGAAAATGACCACCGCAGCCAGCGAAATGCCGTCATTCTTGGTCGAGCGAATGGCAAATGTCAGGCGGCGACGGCAGGACAGGCGAGGGATGTGAGTGCAAGCGTGCGCAGGGCCGTGGCGGCCTCTGGTCCGTCCATGCCTGTGTTCTCGGTGTGCCCGCCAACTCGAGCGTCCCATCCTGCAGCGGGCCTCCACCTTCGTGTGCTCCCCTGAGCTCCTCCTTCAGGCTGTTTCGGGGGGTGCCAGGGAAGTGACCCTTCCTGTGGTGTCTCCCAGGGAGGGTGGCATCCTTAAGTCACGAATCGTCACCTGGGAACCGTCAGAAGAGTTCATCCGGAAAAACCACGTCATCAACACCCCTCTTCAGACCATGTACATCATGGCAGACCTGGGGCCCTATGGAAAGTGAGTGAAGCTTCTTACTGCCCAGCTCCGaccttcattcttttctcctgtcACTAACCATCACTCTCCTGTTACAGTCATCCCAGGTATATGGGAgggagggatttttttccttcttctttttctttggaagaGAGTATTTTACCATGACAATTCTCACTCCAGCCTCTGTCCTCTCCCCTGATGTGTCCTGAAtacctcttcctctttccctggaGGTGGGGCAGCAGTCTTGAACCCTGGTGTTAATTCCCTGTTTTCTAGGCTTGGCTATAAGAAGTATGAACATGTCCTCTGTACTCTGAAGGTGGACAGTAATGGTGTGATCACCGTAAAACCTGACTTCACTGGCTCCAGAGGACCCTACaggtgagaagaggaagaaagggatggCGGAGACTGGCATTCCTTTCCTTGGCTTCACTTCTTGCCCCAAGTTGAGGAGATTCTCTGAAAGCCCTTCATGTGTTCTAACTTTCAAATTCCCAGCCACTGGCTCATATTCTGTTCCAGGTCATAGACCCTTAGGACACTGGGCATCCTGTTCTCAGAAAATATGCACCTGCACTGATTTGAAAGTGATACCTTCATCAGTGTAGTTAAGTGAAAATAATACTCTCTGCTGCTGCGTGTAGGGACAAATCAAAACTGGGAGAGATGAACTAGCCAGGTCTTCTCCTCTGGGCTGACTGTTCCTCATCTTACGTCTTAGAATAACAGAGCTGTAAATCGGCTCATCCCTGGGCTGGGTCTGGAGGGCCCCACCTCCTATTTTCTGAGTTAGTCCCGTTGTGGCTTTGACCTTACAGAATCGAGACGGACGGGGAGAAGCAGGAGCTGTGGAAGTATACGATTGACAACGTGTCCTCCCTTGCACAGCCTGAGGAGGAGGAGCGGGAACAGCGTGTGTTCAAGGACGTAAGTACTGGTTCATTCCGAGAACCagagagctgggagctgaggccgcGGTCGAGGTTGGGTCAGCAGGGGCAAGGCCTTGCTCTTAGTGGCCTCCCCTGACTTGGGAAGCACTGCTGACATATCAGATATGAGGTTTCGATCCTATTATAAGATCATCATAATAATGGCCATTTATTTGAGCATTTACCATGCTCTGTGCTAGGCGCTTCACATACTTTATCTCATTCAGACTGTACCACAAGCCTTTgaggtgaatatttttattattaccgctttataaatgaggaaatggagatcaAGAAGCTAagcagggtcttccctggtggcgcagtggttgagagtccgcctgccgatgcaggggacacgggttcgtgNNNNNNNNNNNNNNNNNNNNNNNNNNNNNNNNNNNNNNNNNNNNNNNNNNNNNNNNNNNNNNNNNNNNNNNNNNNNNNNNNNNNNNNNNNNNNNNNNNNNNNNNNNNNNNNNNNNNNNNNNNNNNNNNNNNNNNNNNNNNNNNNNNNNNNNNNNNNNNNNNNNNNNNNNNNNNNNNNNNNNNNNNNNNNNNNNNNNtgagcctgcgcgtccggagcctgtgctccgcaacgggagaggccacagcagtgagaggcccgcgtaccgaaaaaaaaaagaaaaaaaaaaaaaaaaaaagaagaagctgagCAGTCTGCTCAAGGTCACGTAAGTGCGAGAGCCAGGTTGGTCCCAGACCAGTGGACTCCAGAGCCTCTGTGCTTCACTGTCAGATGTCAGTGTCTGGGATGCTTAGGCCTCCAGCTTTCTGTGGCATTTCCCACTCCTGCTGCTTTTCTCCCTCCCATGCAGACCTGAGCCCTGGTCTAGCTGGGGTCGCACCTTGAGTTTCAGTGTGGTTTGTTTCCTCAGCTCTATGGCCGGCACAAGGAGTATCTCAGCAGCCTCGTGGGCACTGACTTTGAGACGGTGAGTAGCTGGGTTTCCTGCAGCTCCGCCAGCTGGGTTTCTGTAGCCAGAGCGTTCTGACTGCAGCTGTGTGACAGTTCTCTCCTCAAGGTCCCAAAGACATACTCTTcagtggaaaaaagtaaaaaataacatttagagTATAGTCCTTGTTATGTTTTAGAAGCATTGCATATTGATATAGAACTGTTAATGCATCGGAAAAGGTCTCAAAGGGCACACACCCTATGGGTGGCTttctctggggagggggtgggattgGGAAATGGTAGATGGCTATTGGGTGGTGAGGGGGACACGTCAggaatgtttactttttattctctAAACTTAGGtggttttgaatttttatcaGTGGGAGTGCGTTCATGTATTactttgtaattaattttctaaataaatataaagatgaaaagtgTCTTCCTCACTCTTCATGTAGATATTTTTCCTAATGCCCCATAGAGAGGGAGGGGTGTCATTTCTGATTGTCCAATAGTTTGgctcttaaaacaaaacaacagagtTTAAGTCCCTAATTCTGTGGTCCTATTGTTTGTCTTCTCTTATTCCAGGAGTTCCATTTCTAGGTCTGGAAACAAGGAGAGAGTTACCTGGtggtctccctctctctctctacaaaATTAACTTTCACGATTTTTGTGTTGTATTAGCAACAGATTTTCGGTGTTAAAAAGTTAGATAAGATAGATACACAAAtagtttaaaaaggaaacttcctAGTTTCTTGACCTCCCTCTAGAGGGAGCAGGGGTCTCTAGCCTCTTGCTGTACGGCAGCAGGCAGCTGTGGATGCTTCTCTTGGCCATTCTTGTAAATTCCCCACACTGTGTTGCCTTCCCCACCATTTAAATTAGGTGCTTTTCCCCTTACATTACACAcctttagaaatgaaggaaacagattcgtggcaggtggggaggaagcaggattAGTCACACACCTGGATCTGACGTCCAGCGTCAGGTCCTCTGGGGATTTACGGGCAGGCTGGAGGAGAGGTGTCGCTTCCCTCAGACCTCCTGATCTGTCCCCACTTCTCTCTACCTCAGACGGTACCAGGTGCCCTCCGGCTGTTTGTAAATGGAGAGGTAGGTAAGTGTCTTACCAGACAGAAGTCCTTGACGCTTGGCAAGTGCCAGATTTAGCTGTGGAGTAATCCTCCCCGCCCTAGTAGAGCCCTTGGGTTGTCCACAGCACTCGGGAGACTCAGGCATGTGTCTTTCCTGGAAACACAGAGAGTTCCCGGCCCTTGAGGGACTTGTTTCCACACATGGGTAGTCCCTTTAGGACTGGGGCGGGTGTTAAGGGTGATAGGAGGATAAGCTGAAACAGTTTCCTGTTTTCTTAGTTTCAGCCCAAGGCTATGAGTTTGACAATCTTTACGTCCACTTCTTCGTGGAATTGCCAACTACTAGTAAGTAATATTCATAAGTCTCTCTTTTTACCCATTCGGACAGTTTTCCAGAGGCATTCGGTCAgacttccttccccacccctccactgAGATTGTTACTGTTCTTTTCAAGGTCGTAGATCACTTCCAAGATGTGAAAACCCGCGGTGACATCTCTGCCTTTACCCTACTTGGCCTCTCAGAAGCATTCATCACAGCTCACCTTCCTCACTGAAACTCTCCTCTTGGCTTCTGGCTCTGtgctcctctcttctctctcattggTAGCTCAGCGGCCTTCTTggctgtttcctcatcttctGTTGATCTAAAACTATTAGAGTATATCCAAGGCTGGGCCTGGCCTTCTGTTACTCTCTCTCCACGGTCTTTCTAGGTGGCCTCCTACATCCTGTGGCTTCAGTACTGTTTGTATGTCTCAGACTCCCAGATTTCTCTCTCTAGCCTTAGCCTCTCgcctgaactccagactcatgTCCACTTACCTCTTTGTCGTTCCTGTTTAACAAGACCAAAGGCTTCTTGATTTCCCCTCTTGCCTCAAACCTGCCCTCACGGTCTTGCCCATCTTAGCAGAATGGCAATGTCATCTACTTAGTCTCTGATTCCAGAAACCTAAGAGGCATCCTTGATTCCTCACTTTCTCTAGCTCCCTACCGCCATTCATTCTATCAGCAGTTCTTGTCAGTTCTGTCTCCAAAAGATGTCCTGAATCCTCTGTTCTCTCGAGGGCCCTGGGCCAAGCCACCGTCATCTCTTGCTTAGGCCAAAGCATTAGGTTTCTAATTTGTCCTCTCGCTTCCTGTCTTGCTCCCTCTTACGTTTCATTTGCCACGTACACCGCAGCCTAACTGAGCCTTTAAAATGTAAACCAGTTGTGTCTCTTTTGAACTTAAAGCCCCAACAGCTTCCCTTCCCACTTAGAGCAAAATCCAAACTCCATTCCCTGAACGAGCTGGCCCCTGCCTATCCCTCCCTTACAACACTGCAGTTGTAATTTCTGTTCTTGAACAGGCCAAGTTCATTCCCACCTTAGGGCTTTTTCGGGGCCATTTCCTTTGTCTGAAAGCTTTTGTGCCCTATCTCTGCATGACTGGTGCTGCTTTAGTTTAGGTCTCAGCCTAAGTGTCACCTCTGGGTGGTGTTCCCTCACCACCCCGTCTAAATGAGCCTCCAAGCCACTCAGTCCCttcaccctgttttatttttactttagcaTTTATTACTACTTGATAGTCTTTTGTTGGTTGCTTTGTTGTCTgttcccccctcccacccccaactagAATGGTAGCCCCATGAGAGACAGGAAGCTTTTCCATCTGGTCACCAAGATGTCCCCAGTGATCGGTCATAGCACATAGCAGACACACAGTGAATGCGAAATGAATGATGGATtgcatgaatgagtgagtgaatggagaAAGGAACTTTGTCTTTTTCTCAACTGCTTGCCTTCCTCCCCGTTGACTTACTATATGTGGTCTTTGGTTTTCAGGCTGGTCAAGCCCAGCATTCCAGCAGCTCTCAGGAATAACACAGACCTGTGCCACCAAGTCCCTGGGAATGGTAGGGCAATGAGAGGCGGGCACCTAGAAGGGAACAGGACTGCTCGGGGGAAGGCATCTGAAGATTATCAGGCTAACGGCCTGGGGAAGATTCCAGAGCTGGGTCCGGCCCTTCGCCGTGGGCTCTGCAGGGATGCCTGGTCCAAGGgttctctctgcctttctgagAGGGGTAGCAGCTCGGGTTTGGGTGTCCCTTCACCTCTCAGCCTTTTATTTCCTACCTGGGGtgatagtttttcttcttcccttgggACGGTGACCTTGTCATTGGCTACAGGGAAAGCAAATTCCAAGTGAGCCCTTGTCCACCCCATGACACTGAGTATAAAATAACATTCCTCTTTTTTAGGATAATGTGGCTTACTTCTCCTACCCGTTCACGTTTGAGGCCTCCTTCCTGCACGAGGATGAATCTGCCGGTGAGTGGCCCGGCAGGTGCTCGGCCTTGGGGCTCCTCAGACAGGCCCTCTCCTGGGGAAGGCCTCCCATGACCTGGCCGCTTCTGCCCCTTGCTGCAGGTGCTCTCCCGGCATGGCCTGTGCTCTACTGCGAGGTCCTCTCGCTGGACTTCTGGCAGAGGTATCGCGTGGAAGGCTACGGGGCTGTGATGCTGCCTGCCACCCCAGGTGACCTCTCATCCCTGCCCCTCCTGTGGCCCGTGTGCCCTCGCTCCTAGAAACAAGACTAACACTTCAGAAGATTCGCCCACTTCCTGTGAGGAGTGGGGATGATTGGGAATTAGAAGCACTTAACTTGCAAGATTCCTTGCTCCTTTTGAGGAAATTTTCCCCCTCTGTTAGAGACAACTGGGTGAAATGACAGCTAACTGGGAGGTTGAGCAGCTCTGGGCCCTGCGTCCGGCTCCTCTGATCCGACTCGTGGCCTTGAGGGAGCAGCCACGTGGCAAGATGGGCTCTCGGTGGATGTGTATTGGGTGGATCAGCGTTCCTTTTGAAATAATAGCCGCTGTCTTCTATTGTGCGCCAGGCAGTGCGCTAGGTGCTTCTCGTGTAATTCTCCCCACCACTCTGTGAGGCGTAGGCGTTGTTATTAGACGAGGAGAGTGGGGCTCAGCGAGGTTGAGAAACTTGTCCTGGTGCCCGGGTAATAActggcagagctgagatctgaatttGCATCTGCTTGACTTTCAAGTGGGCACCCTAAACCACGCTGATGACCTTCACCAGAGGTCAGGCCATCACCAGACCAGGTGTTTTGGCGGTGGCAAGGCCCGTGTCATTGCCGGGAAGTCAGCAAGGGACCACGTGCCGTTTCCGGCCCCATTCTCGTCTTCCTGCACAGGCTCATACACCCTGACAGTCTCTACATGGAGACCCCTGGAGCTGGGCCCGGTGGCTGAGCTGAGGAGGTTTTTCATTGGTGGCTCTCTGGAACTGGAGGACCTCTCCTACGTGCGGATGCCAGGAACCTTCAAGGTGACTTTTGTCTTTGGGGAGACTTCATGCTGGAAACTTACGTCCCTATCTCTTCTGGAGTAGGTGGAATCTGGGTTAAGCCCTCTTAATTGTTCATTGCCTCATTATCGCTTAGTCCCTTCCTTCCTGTGGCTTAAGCGGGAAGTCTCGGCCACGTCTCGCACCAGGTACAAACATCACTGCTATGCTAGGAGAGCTCTGGAAAATAGTACACTGAGAGGTTTCCCCTGGTCCCTGTCGGAATAACTGGCCCCTCCTTCCAGCCCATCCCTGAGTCCTCAGGAATCAGAGGATTGGCAGGCAGCTTGTAAGACTGCTGGTTCTCGAACGAGGTTGGAATGTTCCTTGATTTACAGTTGGGAGGTGATGGAATCTGGGTGTTGGGATGAAGTTCCCCCAGCAGAACCGTTCTCCCCAAGAACGGGAATAAGAATGGGAGTGAGGCCACTGTGGTGCCTGGGTAGACGTCTAGGAACCAACAGAAACCTGACGTTAACCGGATGCCGCAGGGGGAGCGTCTGAGCCGCTTTGGACTCCGCACAGAGACCACAGGCAGTGTCACCTTCCGCCTGCACTGTCTGCAGCAGTCCAGGTGAGTGGCCCTGGCCCTCCGCCTTGGGGCTCCTGATCCTGAGGGCTGCAAGAGCGGCCATGGCCACGTGGCGGGCTCCCCCGCAGGGCCTTCATGGAGTCCAGGTCTGTCCGGAAGAGGATGAGGAGTGTGTTGGACCGTCTGGAGGGATTCAGCCAGCAAAGTTCCATTCACAATGTGCTAGGTAGGCTTCCCCCGACCCAATTCCAGCCACACCCGCCTCCAGCATCCACGTGGGCCCCATTTCCCCCACACCATGGCAGCTGACTCCTGTGTCTGCTTCCCTCACAGAAGCCTTCCGTCGAGCCCGGCGCCGCATGCAGGAGGCCCGCGAGAGCCTTCCCCAGGACCTCGTGAGCCCCTCGGGAACCATGGTCTCCTAGCTCGCTGCAGCCCTGGCCTGCCGTGCCCGAGGACAAGACGAGTGATATCCAAGGCCTGGGCCCTCTTCGTCTTCCTGATTGGAGACCTCTCTGACCTGCTGAGAACCGGAAGAGCTGAGAATCCTGGGCTGGCCCCCCTGCCCGGTCTTCAGCTGCCGGGTGGCAACAAAGCCAAAGACCCTGTGGCCCCCATATGGTCCCTGTGTTCATATGTCAGCCACTGCAGGTGACCATCGCAACAAGACGGGCTTTTTGGTTTGAG
This region of Physeter macrocephalus isolate SW-GA chromosome 14, ASM283717v5, whole genome shotgun sequence genomic DNA includes:
- the MKS1 gene encoding tectonic-like complex member MKS1 isoform X1, which codes for MAETVWSADTGEAVYRSWDPVRNLRLRVHLQRITSSNYIHYQPAAQPGKDLIDLATFRPHPSTSGHRPEADEEEEVVIGWQEKLFSQFEVDLYQNEAACQSPLDHQYRQEILKLEDLDGRKNRRIFTYTDSDRYTNLEEHCQKMTTAASEMPSFLVERMANVRRRRQDRRGMEGGILKSRIVTWEPSEEFIRKNHVINTPLQTMYIMADLGPYGKLGYKKYEHVLCTLKVDSNGVITVKPDFTGSRGPYRIETDGEKQELWKYTIDNVSSLAQPEEEEREQRVFKDLYGRHKEYLSSLVGTDFETTVPGALRLFVNGEVVSAQGYEFDNLYVHFFVELPTTSWSSPAFQQLSGITQTCATKSLGMDNVAYFSYPFTFEASFLHEDESAGALPAWPVLYCEVLSLDFWQRYRVEGYGAVMLPATPGSYTLTVSTWRPLELGPVAELRRFFIGGSLELEDLSYVRMPGTFKGERLSRFGLRTETTGSVTFRLHCLQQSRAFMESRSVRKRMRSVLDRLEGFSQQSSIHNVLEAFRRARRRMQEARESLPQDLVSPSGTMVS
- the MKS1 gene encoding tectonic-like complex member MKS1 isoform X2 — encoded protein: MAETVWSADTGEAVYRSWDPVRNLRLRVHLQRITSSNYIHYQPAAQPGKDLIDLATFRPHPSTSGHRPEADEEEEVVIGWQEKLFSQFEVDLYQNEAACQSPLDHQYRQEILKLEDLDGRKNRRIFTYTDSDRYTNLEEHCQKMTTAASEMPSFLVERMANVRRRRQDRRGMEGGILKSRIVTWEPSEEFIRKNHVINTPLQTMYIMADLGPYGKLGYKKYEHVLCTLKVDSNGVITVKPDFTGSRGPYRIETDGEKQELWKYTIDNVSSLAQPEEEEREQRVFKDLYGRHKEYLSSLVGTDFETTVPGALRLFVNGEVVSAQGYEFDNLYVHFFVELPTTSWSSPAFQQLSGITQTCATKSLGMDNVAYFSYPFTFEASFLHEDESAGALPAWPVLYCEVLSLDFWQRYRVEGYGAVMLPATPGSYTLTVSTWRPLELGPVAELRRFFIGGSLELEDLSYVRMPGTFKGLHGVQVCPEEDEECVGPSGGIQPAKFHSQCARSLPSSPAPHAGGPREPSPGPREPLGNHGLLARCSPGLPCPRTRRVISKAWALFVFLIGDLSDLLRTGRAENPGLAPLPGLQLPGGNKAKDPVAPIWSLCSYVSHCR
- the LOC129392757 gene encoding tectonic-like complex member MKS1 — its product is MTTAASEMPSFLVERMANVRRRRQDRRGMEGGILKSRIVTWEPSEEFIRKNHVINTPLQTMYIMADLGPYGKLGYKKYEHVLCTLKVDSNGVITVKPDFTGSRGPYRIETDGEKQELWKYTIDNVSSLAQPEEEEREQRVFKDTVPQAFEVNIFIITAL